The following proteins come from a genomic window of Campylobacter concisus:
- a CDS encoding CbrC family protein, with product MNKFQEKYITLSKEYYKNNGNASSIEALYQFKEELKNCDDICAKYVLVDVYQLLSMRKSAYDLLLKIHDKGDKKQLKALGYLVQFIDENDKWALPRPKSRGQILAQEDKASTLPKFIYHPNPLRTGAFKDDISILCKCCGKDTEVYYSGSIYCEQDISYLCPTCISSSKAAKKFDATFVQDADKLTTSDAKKDDELFRRTPGYESWQGEHWVVCCDDYCEFLGDVGTKELEEMGIADEVFEDYAKRAEYDDKMLREHLVKAGDIAGYLFRCLHCKKYHIYVDAC from the coding sequence ATGAATAAATTTCAAGAAAAATATATCACTCTTTCAAAAGAATATTATAAAAATAATGGCAATGCTTCTAGTATTGAGGCACTCTATCAGTTTAAAGAAGAGTTGAAAAATTGTGATGACATTTGCGCAAAGTATGTTTTGGTCGATGTTTATCAGCTTTTATCTATGAGAAAGAGTGCTTACGACTTACTTTTAAAAATACATGACAAAGGTGATAAAAAGCAGCTAAAGGCACTTGGCTATCTAGTGCAATTCATTGACGAAAATGATAAATGGGCGCTGCCTCGTCCAAAAAGTAGAGGTCAAATTTTGGCTCAAGAAGATAAAGCCTCCACACTACCAAAATTTATCTACCATCCTAACCCTTTAAGAACTGGCGCATTTAAAGATGATATTAGTATCTTGTGTAAGTGTTGTGGCAAAGATACTGAAGTTTATTATAGCGGTAGCATTTATTGCGAGCAGGATATTTCGTATCTTTGTCCTACTTGTATTTCTAGTAGTAAGGCTGCTAAGAAATTTGACGCAACATTTGTGCAAGATGCTGACAAATTAACTACAAGTGATGCTAAAAAGGATGACGAACTCTTTAGAAGAACCCCGGGCTACGAGAGCTGGCAGGGCGAGCATTGGGTGGTTTGCTGTGATGATTATTGCGAATTTTTAGGTGACGTTGGCACAAAAGAGCTTGAAGAAATGGGCATAGCAGACGAGGTCTTTGAGGACTATGCAAAAAGAGCCGAATATGACGATAAAATGCTACGCGAACATCTTGTTAAAGCTGGCGATATTGCCGGATATTTGTTTCGTTGTCTGCATTGTAAGAAGTATCATATATACGTTGATGCTTGTTAA
- a CDS encoding dUTP diphosphatase encodes MNERTIILEMLKMQQSLNDETNGLGWENGYTNKNKLISWRRCIYMECAELIDSFAWKHWKSIDAKTDEQNLRIEVVDIWHFIMSLALQIYKSKKLGDIETLADDICQSSGFSEFCKEPLRIEDESIYEIMNDVEMLIHECSGFDYDIFDILKIYFSMSLKCGVNLYSLYECYIAKNVLNRFRQDNGYKEGSYKKNWNGREDNEVMSEILSNGVSKIDEIYVALEHEYKKVK; translated from the coding sequence ATGAATGAAAGAACGATTATTTTAGAGATGTTAAAGATGCAGCAAAGCCTAAATGATGAGACGAATGGGCTTGGCTGGGAAAATGGTTATACTAATAAAAATAAATTAATCAGCTGGAGGCGCTGCATATATATGGAGTGCGCTGAGCTAATCGATAGCTTTGCATGGAAACACTGGAAGAGCATCGATGCTAAGACTGATGAGCAAAATTTACGCATAGAAGTTGTTGATATCTGGCACTTTATAATGAGTCTGGCTTTGCAAATTTATAAATCAAAAAAGCTTGGAGATATAGAAACTTTAGCTGATGATATTTGCCAATCAAGTGGTTTTAGTGAGTTTTGCAAAGAGCCCTTAAGGATCGAAGACGAGAGCATTTATGAGATAATGAATGATGTCGAGATGCTTATACATGAGTGTAGTGGGTTTGACTACGATATATTTGATATTTTAAAAATTTACTTCTCTATGTCTTTAAAATGTGGCGTAAATTTATACTCGCTTTATGAGTGCTACATCGCCAAAAACGTGCTAAATCGCTTCCGCCAAGACAACGGCTATAAAGAGGGAAGCTACAAGAAAAACTGGAACGGACGTGAAGACAATGAAGTGATGAGTGAAATTTTGTCAAATGGCGTTAGCAAGATCGATGAAATTTACGTAGCACTTGAGCATGAATATAAAAAGGTGAAATGA
- the accA gene encoding acetyl-CoA carboxylase carboxyl transferase subunit alpha: MSNYLDFEKSIKQIDEDIANAKIRGDEHAVEILNKNLSKEISKVYKNLNEYQRLQLARHPDRPYSIDYINALLIDGYEIHGDRAFRDDPAIVCYIGYIGGKKTVIIGEQKGRGTKNKLRRNFGMPHPEGYRKALRVAKMAEKFNLPILFLIDTPGAYPGVGAEERGQSEAIARNLFEFANLKTPIIAVVIGEGGSGGALAIGVADRLAMMKNSVFSVISPEGCAAILWNDPAKQEQATKSMKITADDLKSLSLIDAVIDEPINGAHRDKDGAAKALANYFISELAELEKLDINDLVAKRIEKILSIGAFEE; this comes from the coding sequence ATGTCAAATTATTTAGATTTTGAAAAAAGCATAAAACAAATTGATGAAGATATAGCAAATGCTAAGATCAGAGGCGATGAACATGCTGTTGAAATTTTAAATAAAAACCTATCTAAAGAAATCTCAAAAGTATATAAAAATTTAAACGAATATCAGCGTTTACAGCTTGCTCGTCATCCAGATAGACCATATTCTATTGATTATATTAATGCGCTTTTGATTGATGGATATGAGATTCATGGGGATAGAGCATTTCGAGATGATCCAGCAATAGTTTGTTACATCGGCTATATTGGAGGTAAAAAGACTGTTATTATAGGCGAGCAAAAGGGCCGTGGCACTAAAAATAAATTAAGAAGAAATTTTGGTATGCCTCATCCTGAGGGTTATCGCAAAGCTCTTAGAGTTGCAAAAATGGCTGAGAAATTTAATCTACCTATTTTATTTCTTATAGATACTCCAGGTGCATATCCAGGTGTTGGAGCTGAAGAGCGAGGACAAAGTGAAGCCATAGCTAGAAATTTATTTGAGTTTGCAAATTTAAAAACTCCAATAATTGCTGTTGTCATAGGCGAAGGTGGAAGTGGTGGCGCTTTAGCTATAGGCGTGGCTGATAGACTTGCTATGATGAAAAATTCTGTATTTTCAGTTATATCACCAGAAGGCTGTGCAGCAATACTTTGGAATGATCCAGCTAAACAAGAACAAGCTACAAAATCTATGAAAATAACAGCTGATGATTTAAAAAGTCTATCACTGATTGATGCTGTTATAGACGAGCCGATAAATGGAGCTCATAGAGATAAAGATGGTGCTGCAAAAGCACTTGCAAATTATTTTATCTCAGAGCTAGCTGAGCTTGAAAAGCTTGATATAAATGATCTTGTAGCAAAAAGAATAGAAAAAATTCTCTCTATCGGAGCATTTGAAGAATAA
- a CDS encoding EI24 domain-containing protein, with protein sequence MINLLRLGFKDFFTAKFIALSILPLCLSIFSLAWLTIWGGGEIFDLLSDSAKNENFAFLEPNPTLSFIAIKILSFSATKWIVSILFYVLSTFLTIIISIIIALIVAGFLTPVVAKEINKRHYNYVLKSEASTARVLKVTMVEIMKFLGILLICLPLLFVPVLNLFIINVPFFYIYYKLLLIDIGSNTLDSDKFELALLEGGGVKFIVFTLLFYLISLVPLVGLFFQLYFVIVLSHLFYQREALIKI encoded by the coding sequence ATGATAAACCTTCTTCGCCTTGGCTTTAAAGATTTTTTTACAGCCAAATTTATAGCGCTATCCATCTTGCCACTTTGCCTTAGCATTTTTAGTCTTGCGTGGCTTACGATCTGGGGTGGCGGTGAGATATTTGATCTTTTAAGTGATAGTGCTAAAAACGAAAATTTTGCCTTTTTAGAGCCAAACCCGACGCTCTCTTTTATAGCTATTAAAATTTTAAGCTTTAGTGCCACAAAATGGATAGTTAGCATACTTTTTTACGTTTTAAGCACCTTTTTAACGATAATTATTAGCATAATAATCGCCCTAATCGTAGCTGGTTTTTTAACTCCAGTTGTGGCCAAAGAGATAAACAAAAGGCACTACAACTACGTGCTTAAAAGCGAGGCTAGCACGGCTAGAGTGCTAAAAGTGACGATGGTTGAGATCATGAAATTTCTTGGGATCTTACTCATTTGTCTGCCACTTTTGTTTGTACCAGTCTTAAATTTATTTATCATAAACGTACCGTTTTTTTACATTTACTATAAACTTTTACTGATAGACATTGGCTCAAACACGCTTGATAGTGATAAATTTGAGTTAGCACTGCTTGAAGGTGGTGGGGTTAAATTTATAGTTTTTACACTTTTGTTTTATCTCATCTCGCTTGTGCCACTTGTTGGGTTATTTTTTCAGCTTTATTTTGTGATAGTCTTGTCGCACCTCTTTTATCAAAGAGAGGCACTCATAAAAATTTAG
- a CDS encoding DUF4198 domain-containing protein: MKIGKILTAIMLTGAFYMVQAHMFWIDGANDEKLGKFIANMGYSDDFPKLEPIMAERVHLFAPITVISKDGSKKKLTQSGENYRYEGERLDKGTYILLAQQNPMYSLKKRSDGKWLIDKTKLDLKDLSDIQICRLMTITSKRVLNLGETNDFVTKPIGVKIEIVPLQNPAEFRVDKPFKLQVFADGKPLERAKLTGTFAGFLDHKHAFYGVTDEQGITEVLALRPGFWVFEVIYERPYPDAAKCDKETLKTTLSFEIKE; encoded by the coding sequence ATGAAAATAGGTAAAATTTTGACCGCCATTATGTTAACAGGAGCCTTTTATATGGTGCAAGCACACATGTTTTGGATAGATGGAGCTAATGATGAAAAGCTAGGAAAATTTATCGCAAATATGGGTTATAGCGATGATTTTCCAAAGCTAGAGCCTATTATGGCCGAACGCGTCCATCTTTTTGCGCCAATTACTGTAATAAGTAAAGATGGTAGCAAAAAGAAGCTTACACAAAGTGGCGAGAACTACCGCTATGAGGGCGAAAGATTAGACAAAGGCACATATATCTTACTAGCACAGCAAAATCCTATGTATTCGCTTAAAAAACGTAGTGATGGCAAGTGGTTAATAGACAAAACTAAGCTTGATCTAAAGGATCTAAGCGATATACAGATTTGCCGGCTGATGACGATAACATCTAAGAGAGTCTTAAATTTAGGTGAAACAAACGACTTCGTAACTAAACCTATTGGAGTTAAAATCGAGATCGTACCGCTACAAAATCCAGCGGAATTTAGAGTAGATAAGCCTTTTAAATTGCAGGTTTTTGCTGATGGAAAGCCGCTAGAGCGAGCTAAGCTAACTGGTACTTTTGCTGGATTTTTAGACCATAAGCACGCGTTTTACGGTGTGACTGATGAGCAAGGCATCACTGAAGTGTTAGCTCTAAGACCAGGATTTTGGGTATTTGAGGTGATTTATGAAAGACCTTATCCAGATGCTGCGAAGTGTGATAAAGAGACGTTGAAAACGACGCTTAGTTTTGAGATAAAAGAATAA
- a CDS encoding pyridoxamine 5'-phosphate oxidase family protein, translating into MDERIVKFLKKMHLASVCAIDDDGQPYAFSAFYAFDELNFSLLLASSDDSSHIKFLKNSKFVAGTVALDTKIVGKIEGVQFQGVMREAKENEKEIYFKRFFYAKVMDPKIWCVSLEKLKFTSNVLGFGKKIKWEKGGKI; encoded by the coding sequence ATGGATGAGAGGATAGTAAAATTTTTAAAAAAGATGCATCTTGCAAGTGTTTGCGCCATCGATGATGATGGGCAGCCTTACGCTTTTAGTGCATTTTACGCCTTTGATGAGCTAAATTTTAGCCTTTTGTTAGCTAGCTCTGATGATAGCTCACATATCAAATTTTTAAAAAATTCAAAGTTTGTAGCTGGTACGGTCGCTCTTGATACAAAGATCGTTGGCAAGATAGAGGGCGTGCAGTTTCAAGGAGTGATGAGAGAGGCCAAAGAAAATGAAAAAGAAATTTATTTCAAAAGATTTTTTTATGCAAAAGTAATGGACCCAAAAATTTGGTGTGTAAGTCTTGAAAAACTAAAATTTACTAGTAATGTTCTTGGTTTTGGCAAGAAGATAAAATGGGAAAAAGGTGGCAAAATTTAG
- a CDS encoding acetyltransferase — protein MPYESFKSKNPLVLKITTNARKFGVETLQNEEFVSILLNVKKLEISSEQRQALAEIFAKLIKIEEDSQLSK, from the coding sequence ATGCCTTACGAAAGCTTTAAATCAAAAAATCCTCTTGTGCTAAAAATTACTACAAACGCAAGAAAATTTGGCGTAGAAACACTACAAAACGAGGAGTTTGTAAGCATTCTTTTAAATGTTAAGAAGCTTGAAATTTCATCCGAACAAAGGCAAGCATTGGCAGAAATTTTTGCTAAGTTAATAAAAATTGAAGAAGACTCACAATTAAGTAAATAA
- a CDS encoding YwqG family protein yields the protein MDIAKISKGCKERGLDELFKLLSPLARNAIRIDAQAKNDDDIAVGASKFGGLPDLPDSLAWPLNENGALSFVAQINFTEASKFDIDSLLPKSGMLYLFYDRNLRVWGYDPTDKNGFAVIFSDVNHGPLSRRRAENLEGENSTFNARLLSFENEINLPNLQSSIVPFSKISEAEWEAYHEVIEPSWQAKANKLLGHSDNVQDGMELECELVTNGLSCGNGSAYHHPRIAEFEKNSAQWQLLLQIDSDDEGDMDWDGEGRIYLWIKRDDLLAHDFSKTWLILQTS from the coding sequence ATGGATATTGCAAAAATTTCTAAAGGTTGTAAAGAGCGTGGGCTGGATGAACTTTTTAAGCTCTTATCGCCACTAGCAAGAAATGCCATAAGGATAGATGCGCAAGCTAAAAATGACGATGATATCGCCGTTGGAGCGTCTAAATTTGGCGGCTTGCCAGATCTGCCAGATAGTTTAGCATGGCCGTTAAATGAAAATGGTGCTTTAAGTTTTGTGGCACAGATAAATTTTACTGAAGCTAGCAAATTTGACATTGACTCACTACTGCCAAAAAGTGGAATGCTCTATCTTTTTTATGATAGAAATTTGCGTGTTTGGGGCTATGATCCTACCGATAAAAATGGCTTTGCAGTGATCTTTTCTGATGTAAATCATGGGCCACTTTCTCGTAGGAGAGCGGAGAACTTAGAGGGAGAGAATTCTACATTTAACGCGCGCTTGCTTAGCTTTGAAAATGAGATAAATTTGCCAAATTTACAAAGCTCGATTGTGCCATTTAGTAAAATTAGTGAAGCTGAGTGGGAGGCCTATCATGAGGTTATTGAGCCAAGCTGGCAGGCTAAAGCAAATAAGCTTCTTGGGCACTCTGATAATGTCCAAGATGGCATGGAGCTAGAGTGTGAGCTAGTTACAAATGGGCTTAGCTGTGGTAATGGTAGCGCTTATCACCACCCAAGAATAGCGGAATTTGAGAAAAATTCTGCCCAGTGGCAACTACTTTTACAGATAGATAGTGATGATGAGGGCGATATGGACTGGGACGGAGAGGGCAGAATTTATCTGTGGATAAAGAGGGATGATCTTTTGGCGCACGACTTTAGCAAGACGTGGCTAATTTTACAGACAAGCTAA
- a CDS encoding beta-ketoacyl-ACP synthase II, whose amino-acid sequence MKRVVVTGIGMINALGLDKESSFKAICEGKTGVKEITSFDVGDFPVKIAAEITDFDPNSILDGKEVKKVDRFIQLGIQASNEAMADANFKEFEAHKFGVSSAAGIGGLPNIEKNSITYFEKGVKRISPFFIPSALVNMLGGIVSINHGLKGPNLSSVTACAASTHAISQAAKCIMIGQATNMLVIGAESTICGVGIGGFAAMKALSTRNDEPSKASRPFDANRDGFVMGEGAGALVLEEYESAVARGAKIYAEVVGFGESGDAHHITSPTLEGPLSAMKQALDMAKGVKIDYVNAHGTSTPVNDKNETAALKAVFGDKCPPVSSTKGQTGHCLGGAGAIEAVISIMAMRDGIIPPTINYETPDPDCDLDYVPNKARKADIKAVMSNSFGFGGTNGVVIFKKMD is encoded by the coding sequence TTGAAACGAGTCGTTGTAACTGGTATTGGTATGATAAACGCACTTGGTCTTGATAAAGAGAGCTCTTTTAAGGCTATTTGCGAGGGTAAAACGGGAGTAAAGGAGATTACAAGCTTCGATGTAGGCGACTTTCCTGTTAAAATTGCTGCCGAAATAACTGATTTTGATCCAAATAGCATTTTAGACGGTAAAGAGGTAAAAAAAGTAGATCGTTTCATACAACTCGGTATACAAGCATCTAATGAAGCTATGGCCGACGCAAACTTCAAAGAGTTTGAAGCTCATAAATTTGGTGTTAGCTCAGCAGCCGGTATAGGCGGCTTACCAAATATTGAGAAAAATTCAATTACATATTTTGAAAAAGGTGTAAAGCGAATTTCGCCATTTTTCATTCCATCTGCACTTGTAAATATGCTAGGTGGCATAGTTTCTATAAATCACGGACTTAAGGGTCCAAATTTGTCTAGCGTAACAGCATGTGCAGCAAGCACTCATGCGATATCGCAAGCTGCAAAATGCATTATGATTGGTCAAGCTACAAATATGCTAGTTATCGGCGCTGAGTCTACTATTTGTGGTGTAGGTATAGGTGGTTTTGCAGCAATGAAAGCTCTCTCAACTAGAAATGATGAACCAAGTAAGGCATCAAGGCCATTTGATGCAAATCGTGATGGTTTTGTAATGGGTGAAGGAGCTGGTGCACTTGTGCTTGAAGAGTATGAGTCAGCTGTTGCAAGAGGTGCTAAAATTTATGCTGAAGTAGTTGGATTTGGTGAGAGCGGAGATGCACACCATATCACATCACCAACACTTGAAGGTCCATTAAGTGCGATGAAACAAGCACTTGATATGGCAAAAGGTGTAAAGATAGATTATGTAAATGCGCACGGTACTTCAACACCTGTAAATGATAAGAATGAGACTGCGGCACTAAAAGCGGTTTTTGGTGACAAATGTCCACCAGTTAGCTCAACAAAAGGTCAAACTGGACACTGTCTAGGTGGTGCTGGTGCGATTGAGGCTGTTATATCTATAATGGCAATGAGAGACGGTATTATCCCTCCAACAATAAACTACGAGACTCCTGATCCAGACTGTGATCTAGACTACGTTCCAAATAAAGCTAGAAAAGCTGATATAAAAGCTGTTATGAGCAACTCATTTGGCTTTGGTGGAACAAACGGCGTCGTAATATTTAAAAAGATGGATTAA
- a CDS encoding polyphenol oxidase family protein encodes MRENLEIVFDKNGVLAGFTNRFGGVSEGAFESLNLADHVGDDPLKVAQNREILATALGIMPINLKFMSQIHSNRVAILQGFNDTLPPCDGVITSLKGVALCVLVADCAPVLIIDEHLGVVAAVHAGRAGVTSKICTNAVGLMMSEFGCRASNLRVFIGANIKVQNYEIGKLDLGEFNRYKNDGKFDINAALLDEFAKLGVEQISLDPRCTFERDELFSYRKQSRTGRFCGFVMNRATSVNSKR; translated from the coding sequence ATGCGTGAAAATTTAGAGATCGTCTTTGATAAAAATGGCGTATTAGCTGGCTTTACAAATAGATTTGGCGGTGTGAGTGAGGGTGCTTTTGAGAGCTTAAATTTAGCAGATCATGTTGGCGATGATCCGCTAAAGGTCGCACAAAATCGTGAAATTTTAGCAACAGCGCTTGGCATTATGCCTATTAATTTAAAATTTATGAGCCAAATCCACTCAAATAGAGTGGCAATTTTGCAAGGTTTTAACGATACCCTACCTCCGTGTGATGGTGTGATAACATCACTAAAAGGCGTAGCACTTTGCGTCTTAGTCGCTGACTGTGCGCCTGTTTTGATAATAGATGAACATCTTGGCGTAGTCGCAGCTGTGCATGCGGGACGCGCAGGTGTTACCAGTAAAATTTGCACAAATGCGGTAGGACTGATGATGAGCGAGTTTGGTTGCCGCGCTAGTAATTTACGTGTATTTATAGGCGCAAATATCAAAGTGCAAAACTACGAAATAGGCAAGCTAGATCTTGGTGAATTTAACCGATATAAAAACGATGGAAAATTTGATATAAACGCAGCTTTATTAGACGAATTTGCTAAGCTAGGAGTAGAGCAAATATCGCTAGATCCTCGTTGCACTTTTGAGAGAGATGAATTATTCTCATACCGCAAACAGAGTAGGACCGGGCGTTTTTGTGGATTTGTGATGAATAGAGCCACATCGGTAAATAGTAAAAGATAA
- a CDS encoding ATP/GTP-binding protein, translated as MQTNFYSQGSYNNMSFSMKTSSGDEISFSMYDNKSLEFSSQKNGTSSQRSLTLTHEYGYEFSYKGNGIDEQDMKEIEEAMKQIRPQVDEFMKNVKEGDKIAGSSQSISDLSNKIKQILPDAKDPNHKNFINDNMLKMFDELLAKNDANKNLLSATKRLFDTLLDESNKLSYYA; from the coding sequence ATGCAAACAAATTTTTACTCTCAAGGAAGCTACAACAACATGAGCTTTTCGATGAAAACTAGCTCAGGCGATGAGATAAGCTTTTCGATGTATGATAACAAAAGTTTGGAGTTTTCCAGCCAGAAAAATGGCACTTCAAGCCAAAGAAGTCTAACTCTAACTCACGAATACGGCTATGAGTTTTCATATAAAGGAAACGGCATAGACGAGCAGGATATGAAAGAGATCGAAGAGGCGATGAAGCAAATTCGACCACAAGTTGACGAATTTATGAAAAACGTCAAAGAGGGCGACAAAATCGCTGGTAGCAGCCAAAGCATAAGTGATCTTTCAAACAAGATCAAGCAGATACTGCCTGACGCAAAAGATCCAAATCACAAAAATTTCATAAATGACAATATGCTAAAGATGTTTGACGAGCTTCTAGCTAAAAATGATGCAAACAAAAATCTACTAAGCGCTACAAAAAGGCTATTTGATACCTTGCTTGATGAGAGCAATAAGCTATCTTACTACGCATAA
- a CDS encoding riboflavin synthase, whose protein sequence is MFNGLIREIAQVVSYSQNILRLKANFRPNLGDSIAVNGACLSVIKLHEDGFSVELSAESRANIAVENLKERVHIEPAMKLGDRVDGHLMQGHIDFIGKISNIKKNENGVDFYIDLPREAMSLMSNKGSVGVEGVSLTINEILSNGIRLTIIPITFKDSLFSTFKVGRHVNIESDLLARYVARQLFCKQDSVLGWDDVERISSLY, encoded by the coding sequence ATGTTTAATGGCTTGATCCGTGAGATAGCACAGGTTGTTAGTTATTCACAAAATATTTTAAGGCTAAAGGCAAATTTTCGTCCAAATTTAGGCGATAGCATTGCTGTAAATGGCGCTTGCCTGAGTGTAATAAAACTGCATGAAGATGGCTTTAGTGTGGAGCTAAGTGCAGAGAGTAGGGCAAATATCGCGGTTGAAAATTTAAAAGAAAGAGTGCATATCGAGCCAGCGATGAAGCTAGGAGACCGAGTAGATGGTCATTTGATGCAAGGACATATCGATTTTATCGGTAAAATTTCAAATATCAAAAAGAATGAGAACGGGGTTGATTTCTATATCGACCTGCCGCGCGAGGCTATGAGCTTGATGTCAAATAAAGGCTCAGTGGGCGTCGAGGGAGTGAGCCTTACGATAAATGAAATTTTGTCAAATGGTATAAGGCTAACAATCATACCAATCACATTTAAAGATAGTCTTTTTAGTACTTTTAAGGTCGGCAGGCACGTAAATATCGAAAGTGATCTTTTGGCTCGCTACGTAGCTAGGCAGCTTTTTTGTAAGCAAGATAGTGTCCTTGGCTGGGACGATGTCGAGCGAATTTCTAGCCTTTATTAG
- the acpP gene encoding acyl carrier protein: MAVFEDVRDVVVEQLSVDPQAVKLESKIIEDLGADSLDVVELVMALEEKFEVEIPDSEAEKLISIKDVVDYIEKLGK; the protein is encoded by the coding sequence ATGGCAGTATTTGAAGACGTAAGAGACGTAGTTGTAGAGCAACTAAGTGTAGATCCACAAGCAGTGAAACTAGAGTCTAAAATTATCGAAGACCTAGGTGCAGATTCACTTGACGTTGTAGAGCTAGTTATGGCTTTAGAAGAAAAATTTGAAGTAGAAATTCCTGATAGCGAAGCAGAGAAATTAATAAGCATCAAAGACGTTGTAGATTATATAGAAAAACTAGGTAAATAA
- the fabG gene encoding 3-oxoacyl-ACP reductase FabG, giving the protein MKFSGKNVLITGASRGIGAQIAKTLANMGLKVWINYRSKPEIADALQAEIEQNGGKAAVIKFDATDEDEFIKGINLIVDSDGELSYLVNNAGITNDKLALRMKTSEFTDVINANLTSAFIGCREALKVMSKKRFGAVVNVASIVGEMGNAGQVNYSASKGGLIAMSKSFAKEGASRNIRFNSVTPGFIETDMTHGLSDEVKKTYSDNIPLKRFGSASEVAEAVAFLLSDHASYVTGETLKINGGLYM; this is encoded by the coding sequence ATGAAATTTAGCGGAAAAAACGTGCTAATAACAGGTGCAAGTAGAGGTATCGGTGCACAGATTGCAAAAACGCTTGCAAATATGGGCTTAAAAGTGTGGATAAACTACCGCTCAAAGCCTGAGATAGCAGACGCTTTGCAGGCTGAGATCGAGCAAAATGGCGGCAAGGCTGCAGTGATAAAATTTGACGCGACAGACGAAGATGAGTTTATAAAAGGTATAAATTTGATAGTTGATAGCGACGGCGAGCTAAGCTACCTTGTAAATAACGCTGGCATCACAAATGACAAACTAGCGCTTCGCATGAAAACTAGCGAATTTACAGATGTGATAAATGCAAATTTAACTTCAGCTTTCATAGGATGTAGAGAGGCTTTAAAAGTGATGAGTAAAAAGCGCTTTGGAGCGGTCGTAAACGTCGCATCTATCGTTGGTGAGATGGGAAATGCTGGACAGGTGAATTATTCAGCCAGCAAGGGCGGACTAATCGCCATGAGCAAGAGCTTTGCAAAAGAGGGTGCAAGCAGAAATATACGCTTTAACAGCGTAACTCCTGGTTTTATTGAGACTGATATGACGCATGGACTAAGCGATGAGGTGAAAAAAACTTATAGCGATAATATCCCGCTTAAACGCTTTGGCAGCGCTAGCGAGGTGGCTGAGGCTGTGGCATTTTTACTAAGTGATCACGCGAGCTACGTAACTGGTGAGACGCTTAAAATAAATGGCGGACTTTATATGTAG